One window from the genome of Brettanomyces bruxellensis chromosome 2, complete sequence encodes:
- a CDS encoding uncharacterized protein (BUSCO:EOG09264BOA), translating to MAGHKKQKEPLPEDLGMDDVDEFAKEQEKIELEKAGWDGQDDVSEEESDSEQAVMNIKDSGDEDDEDAKAEIEAYRKKLQGPVDEDEEAYFVDQGEPEKYLEDGSGSGKALNGQEADDEAWGDSKGEYYGAEDLDEEDEEDAKETEKEALRIQKKHLEDLSMEDYMIDETIDEWKSGNKGKEDSQGKDEALKSKDLSQVDAITRKKLFKRRYPEFIPLTKEYKKLKSALSGLTERRDGKNEVVEIKFATLSSYLGIVATYFALFLSKLQAEEQFSMKNEPIMTSIVQSRQIWYQAKDLPEDLVEDTDDEGRNEADEGVNEDVGADDEDVGGNDEDVGGNNDDDVSEDANGVNDDDDDMLNFHLSGKQEIKHLKPKNLEDIDEVDAEEKRHRKRTLGFYTSKIDQREKKKFTKFQGDEDIPYKERLFERQQRLIEEARKRGDRGNKNAPGADLDDEDMNEDDMKIANSVNGTENASGEEYYEKVKSQKAARKAARRHAHEEAVKAARSGKLAELSENMDENGKRAINYQILKNRGLTKKRKKENRNARVKKRRKFAKAQKKLKSVRAVYQTPEGPYQGEKSGIKKNISRSVKLV from the coding sequence atggCCGGAcacaaaaaacaaaaagagcCACTACCTGAAGACTTAGGAATGGATGATGTTGACGAATTCGCAAAAGAGCAGGAGAAAATCGAATTGGAGAAAGCAGGATGGGATGGCCAGGATGATGTGTCAGAGGAGGAAAGTGATAGCGAGCAGGCAGTGATGAATATAAAAGATTCtggagatgaagatgatgaagatgcaaAAGCAGAAATCGAAGCGTATAGGAAAAAGCTTCAGGGACCGgtggatgaggatgaagaggCCTATTTTGTGGACCAGGGCGAGCCTGAGAAGTATCTAGAGGATGGATCTGGCAGTGGGAAGGCCTTAAATGGGCAGGAAGCAGATGATGAGGCCTGGGGAGACAGTAAAGGAGAATATTACGGAGCAGAAGATttagatgaagaagatgaggaagatgcAAAGGAAACCGAGAAAGAGGCATTGCGGATCCAGAAAAAGCACTTGGAGGACCTCAGCATGGAGGACTACATGATTGACGAGACGATCGACGAGTGGAAGTCTGGAAATAAGGGCAAGGAAGATAGCCAAGGCAAGGATGAGGCTTTGAAAAGTAAGGATTTGTCGCAGGTGGACGCAATCACGCGGAAGAAGTTGTTCAAGCGGAGGTATCCGGAGTTCATCCCCCTCACTAAGGAGTACAAGAAGCTTAAATCTGCGCTGTCCGGGCTTACAGAGAGGAGAGATGGCAAGAACGAAGTTGTTGAGATCAAGTTTGCGACACTTTCATCTTATCTGGGAATAGTTGCGACATACTTTGCTTTGTTCTTGTCGAAACTTCAGGCCGAGGAGCAATTTTCAATGAAGAACGAGCCAATCATGACATCCATAGTGCAGAGCAGACAAATCTGGTATCAGGCGAAGGACTTACCTGAGGATTTAGTTGAGGATACAGATGATGAGGGTAGGAATGAAGCTGATGAGGGTGTTAATGAAGACGTTGGTGCGGATGATGAGGACGTTGGtggaaatgatgaagacGTTGGTGGAAATAACGACGATGATGTTAGTGAAGACGCTAATGGTgttaatgatgatgatgatgatatgcTCAACTTCCATCTTTCAGGAAAACAGGAAATCAAGCATCTTAAGCCAAAGAATCTCGAGGAcattgatgaagttgatgcTGAGGAGAAGAGgcatagaaaaagaacgCTTGGTTTCTACACATCGAAGATTGACCAGCgcgaaaagaagaagttcacCAAGTTTCAGGGAGATGAGGATATACCGTATAAAGAAAGATTGTTCGAGAGACAGCAAAGGCTTATTGAGGAGGCCAGAAAACGTGGTGATAGGGGTAATAAGAATGCACCAGGTGCAGActtggatgatgaagatatgaatgaagatgatatgAAGATTGCCAACAGCGTTAACGGTACCGAAAATGCATCTGGTGAGGAATATTACGAAAAAGTGAAGTCTCAGAAAGCAGCCAGAAAGGCTGCAAGGCGACATGCACATGAAGAGGCGGTGAAGGCTGCCAGAAGTGGAAAGTTGGCCGAATTGAGCGAGAATATGGACGAAAACGGAAAGAGAGCCATCAACTACCAGATATTGAAGAATCGCGGTTTGacgaaaaagagaaagaaggaaaacAGAAACGCCAGAgtcaaaaagagaagaaagttcGCCAAGGCCCAGAAGAAACTCAAATCTGTCCGGGCAGTTTACCAAACTCCAGAAGGCCCATATCAGGGAGAAAAGTCTGGtatcaagaagaatatcTCGAGGTCTGTCAAGCTGGTGTAG
- a CDS encoding uncharacterized protein (BUSCO:EOG09264WF4) codes for MPESTTESEAATFSDISVSAQDIENCIYSHWYEKFSQYTYTKATILKPVPKEFISYLEADDIVLPKDEDSKPMALFQDVVPNEDNDYSDWEEEDEAAEGKGGDKKDQNTKKTACDEHKADGETKKTAKSGKKDPLSEFPEFHSKIKAAIHNLGSVAPKLNWSCPQDATWMMMNNTMQCKSAAELYLLLKSSDYVNHDLGHAFECVTEGSGKEGQDNLEYELVLRKWAEMNPAMEFRCFVRDRRLVAITQRDLNYYTFLAGMKREILTAICKFFDRVLLPRFDSHSFAFDVYISKTLDKVYLVDIDPFARKTDSLLFTWNELATINEENPVFRLVEKENSGQFASKAHSQNQVPKEVVDATIDTNALVELARKWEQLMRKEDDDE; via the coding sequence ATGCCGGAGTCAACTACAGAGTCAGAAGCGGCCACATTTTCCGATATTAGCGTCTCAGCCCAGGATATCGAAAATTGCATATATTCGCACTGGTATGAAAAATTCTCCCAATACACATACACTAAAGCCACGATACTGAAGCCGGTACCGAAGGAGTTCATCAGCTACCTGGAGGCGGATGACATTGTTCTTCCGAAAGACGAAGATTCGAAGCCTATGGCACTTTTTCAGGATGTAGTTCCGAACGAAGATAACGATTACAGCGATTgggaagaggaagatgaagctGCGGAGGGCAAAGGAGGCGATAAAAAGGATCAGAACACTAAGAAAACGGCGTGTGATGAACATAAAGCCGATGGAGAGACCAAGAAAACTGCAAAAAGCGGGAAGAAAGACCCGCTCTCGGAGTTTCCAGAGTTTCACAGCAAGATTAAAGCCGCCATCCACAACTTAGGCAGTGTCGCACCAAAGTTGAACTGGTCCTGCCCACAGGATGCCAcgtggatgatgatgaacaaCACAATGCAGTGCAAAAGTGCAGCTGAGCTCTACTTGCTTCTAAAGTCGTCTGATTACGTAAACCACGATCTAGGACACGCTTTTGAGTGTGTGACGGAGGGCAGCGGCAAGGAGGGCCAGGATAATCTTGAGTATGAGCTTGTGTTGCGGAAATGGGCCGAGATGAATCCTGCAATGGAGTTCCGATGCTTTGTGCGGGACCGCCGGCTCGTGGCCATCACCCAGCGGGATCTCAACTACTATACTTTTTTGGCAGGCATGAAGCGCGAAATTCTTACCGCGATCTGCAAATTTTTTGACCGGGTGCTCTTACCGCGGTTCGATTCCCACAGCTTCGCTTTTGACGTGTATATTTCGAAGACGCTAGATAAGGTTTATTTGGTGGATATCGACCCGTTTGCTCGCAAGACGGACTCTCTACTTTTCACGTGGAACGAGTTGGCAACCATAAACGAGGAAAATCCAGTTTTTCGATTGgttgaaaaagagaatagtGGCCAGTTTGCATCAAAAGCGCACAGCCAGAATCAGGTGCCCAAGGAGGTCGTCGACGCGACGATCGACACCAACGCTCTTGTGGAGCTTGCCAGAAAGTGGGAACAGCTTATGagaaaggaagatgatgatgagtgA
- the CCT4 gene encoding T-complex protein 1 subunit delta (BUSCO:EOG09261XNJ): MSAVTAARKSPSNATFNNKEKPQEVRKANIVAAKAVADAIRTSLGPKGMDKMIKTKDGKVIISNDGHTILKHMAVLHPVAKMLVDLSGAQDVEAGDGTTSVVVLAGALLGAAQKLLSKGIHPTIVAESFQRAAQRSSEILKGMSHEISLEDRETLIKAATTSLSSKIVSQHSSLLGPIAVDSVLKVANRQDHSVDLNDIRLIKKVGGTIDATEIVDGVVLTQNVIKSAGGPTRVERARIGLIQFCLSPPKPDMENNIVVNDYRQMDKILKEERMYLLNICKRIRKAKCNVLLIQKSILRDAVNDLALHFLSKMHILVIKNVERDEIEFLAKSLGCQPIADVQSFSESRLGSADLVEEIDSDGSRVTEITGIKNVSHPTVSIVCRGANQQILDESERSIHDALCVIRCLVKQPALIAGGGAPEIEVSRQLLKEVHSMSGVEQLCFQEFALALEVIPTTLAENAGLNPIDLVTDLRNKHEKGETETGISIRRLGATNSYQEHVLQPALVNISAITLASETVKSILRIDDIQFAR, translated from the coding sequence ATGTCAGCAGTTACAGCAGCACGGAAATCGCCTTCAAATGCAACGTTCAACAACAAGGAGAAGCCACAGGAAGTCCGCAAGGCAAATATCGTGGCTGCAAAGGCGGTTGCAGATGCAATTAGAACATCACTTGGTCCAAAGGGTATGGATAAGATGATCAAGACAAAAGACGGCAAGGTGATTATTTCGAATGACGGGCACACGATCCTCAAGCACATGGCGGTGTTGCACCCCGTGGCAAAGATGCTTGTTGATTTGTCGGGAGCACAAGATGTTGAGGCAGGAGATGGTACAACATCGGTTGTTGTGTTGGCAGGAGCACTTTTAGGGGCAGCCCAGAAGCTTTTGTCCAAGGGGATCCACCCAACAATCGTGGCGGAGTCGTTCCAGCGGGCCGCACAGAGATCAAGCGAGATTTTAAAGGGGATGTCGCACGAAATCTCTCTTGAAGATAGAGAAACACTCATTAAGGCAGCAACCACTTCTCTCTCGTCCAAAATCGTGTCCCAGCACTCGTCGCTTTTAGGGCCGATAGCAGTGGATTCGGTGTTGAAGGTGGCGAACAGGCAGGACCACAGTGTGGACTTGAACGACATCCGGCTGATCAAGAAAGTCGGCGGGACGATAGACGCGACTGAAATTGTCGACGGCGTCGTTCTCACCCAGAACGTGATAAAGAGTGCCGGCGGACCGACGAGGGTCGAAAGGGCACGCATTGGGCTCATCCAGTTCTGCCTATCGCCTCCAAAGCCGGACATGGAAAACAACATTGTGGTTAATGACTACAGGCAGATGGACAAAATCCTCAAGGAGGAGCGGATGTACCTTCTAAACATCTGCAAAAGGATCAGGAAGGCCAAGTGCAACGTGTTGTTGATCCAGAAGTCGATTTTGCGTGATGCTGTGAACGACTTAGCACTTCACTTCCTCTCGAAAATGCACATTCTCGTCATTAAGAACGTCGAGAGAGACGAGATCGAGTTTCTCGCCAAGAGTCTTGGGTGCCAGCCAATAGCCGACGTGCAATCGTTTTCCGAGTCGCGCTTGGGCTCTGCCGACCTTgtagaagaaatagatTCCGACGGATCCCGGGTCACCGAAATAACCGGCATTAAAAACGTCTCTCACCCAACTGTTTCGATAGTTTGCCGAGGTGCCAACCAGCAGATTTTGGACGAGTCCGAGCGGTCCATTCACGATGCCCTCTGTGTGATCAGATGTCTAGTGAAACAACCAGCTCTTATTGCTGGTGGAGGAGCTCCCGAGATTGAAGTTTCCCGTCAACTCCTCAAGGAGGTCCATTCCATGTCTGGAGTTGAGCAACTCTGCTTCCAGGAGTTCGCCTTGGCATTGGAGGTGATTCCTACAACGTTGGCTGAGAACGCAGGCCTCAATCCAATTGATTTGGTCACTGATTTGCGTAATAAGCACGAAAAGGGTGAAACCGAGACTGGAATAAGTATCAGGCGGTTGGGTGCCACCAATTCTTACCAGGAGCACGTGCTCCAGCCTGCTTTGGTCAACATTAGTGCCATCACGCTTGCCTCGGAGACCGTGAAGTCGATTCTCCGTATTGATGATATTCAGTTTGCACGTTGA
- a CDS encoding uncharacterized protein (BUSCO:EOG09263SFX) encodes MVSPKEETPSPPAKPKKVTNDDLYRRSTQYRYWSFTVSKLADLRVLANKKGLKSTHEKLDNLDPTLEETKAVTSNGLDKFPFVTPTEELQIITYYARKCQDLANFFRLPSQVRSTAIVYLYKFYLTHSVMAYHPQHIMYTCLFLAAKVENSFIGINNFSKAIPRTTPDSILQYEYLILQSLRFSLRCHHPFMPLYGFYLDIQDLLPKVDLKRLTRSCDKAREHISESLFTDVFFLFTPPQIALSCLWKSDDILVERYLAKKMGLKKRQIKGELAVVKEVEKGNGVSSKSASPDADPAENEPNLLTPQQKFDKLMITIKKCAHAIEKNTCSPSVDEARRISSKIRYCLDPIRYGRRLVKQQKETATVVVQANAEQSRPSKSGARMADAPEGPSKRVKTE; translated from the coding sequence ATGGTATCACCGAAAGAAGAAACCCCGTCGCCACCTgcaaagccaaaaaaagtCACGAATGATGATTTATATCGACGATCCACCCAATACAGGTATTGGTCTTTTACAGTATCAAAGCTTGCTGATCTTCGTGTTCTAGCCAACAAAAAAGGCCTCAAATCAACACATGAGAAGTTGGACAACCTCGATCCCACCttagaagaaacaaaagcAGTTACAAGCAACGGATTGGACAAGTTTCCATTTGTTACACCGACCGAAGAACTACAAATCATTACATATTACGCAAGGAAATGCCAGGATTTGGCAAATTTCTTTAGGCTACCTTCACAGGTGAGATCCACAGCCATTGTATACCTGTATAAATTTTACCTCACGCATTCCGTGATGGCCTACCACCCACAACATATAATGTACACATGTCTCTTTCTGGCAGCAAAGGTGGAAAACAGCTTTATAGGGATCAACAACTTCTCCAAGGCCATTCCTAGAACCACGCCAGACTCCATATTGCAGTACGAGTACCTTATTCTTCAATCGCTGCGGTTTTCTTTGCGGTGCCACCATCCATTCATGCCGCTTTATGGTTTCTATCTCGATATTCAGGATCTTCTCCCTAAGGTTGATCTGAAACGACTCACTAGAAGCTGCGATAAGGCCCGTGAGCACATTTCAGAGAGTCTGTTTACCGATGTGTTCTTCCTCTTTACGCCTCCCCAAATAGCGCTTTCCTGCCTGTGGAAAAGCGACGATATTCTCGTGGAGAGATATCTTGCGAAAAAAATGGGCCTCAAGAAGCGCCAGATTAAGGGTGAGTTGGCAGTTGTCAAGGAGGTCGAGAAGGGGAATGGCGTTAGTTCAAAATCCGCCTCTCCGGATGCTGATCCGGCCGAAAATGAGCCAAATTTGCTTACTCCACAGCAGAAATTTGACAAATTGATGATTACAATTAAAAAATGTGCCCATGCCATCGAGAAAAATACTTGTAGCCCATCTGTTGACGAGGCTCGCCGCATTTCCTCCAAGATTAGATACTGTTTAGACCCGATCCGGTATGGTCGCAGGCTTGTAAAGCAGCAGAAAGAGACCGCCACGGTTGTGGTACAGGCCAATGCCGAACAAAGCCGCCCTTCGAAAAGTGGTGCACGGATGGCTGACGCTCCGGAGGGGCCTTCGAAGAGAGTGAAGACTGAATGA